One Panulirus ornatus isolate Po-2019 chromosome 1, ASM3632096v1, whole genome shotgun sequence genomic region harbors:
- the LOC139752202 gene encoding uncharacterized protein produces MVSLTGLLVEATFFSQVSATIPHTAYLKLVDTWFVFCILFLFLVVVALVIINWLQEESKVQPMQAWTLKDTKVMLQARATRFNTFCRLAFPMFASSFLVVYYITAAV; encoded by the exons ATGGTGTCCCTGACAGGCCTGCTGGTCGAGGCCACATTCTTctcacag GTGAGCGCCACCATTCCCCACACAGCCTACCTCAAGCTGGTGGACACCTGGTTCGTCTTCTGCATCCTGTTCctcttcctggtggtggtggctctggTCATCATCAACTGGCTACAG GAGGAGTCCAAAGTGCAGCCCATGCAGGCCTGGACTCTGAAGGACACGAAGGTCATGCTGCAGGCTCGGGCCACCAGGTTCAACACCTTCTGTCGCCTGGCCTTCCCCATGTTTGCCTCCTCGTTCCTCGTCGTGTATTACATCACAGCTGCTGTGTAA
- the LOC139752139 gene encoding uncharacterized protein, with product MIIFRCCDGRWKLNIREKVFLREWMSVCLAVDLVEQKWKAATNGKVRYGGYANRPLSPIRIREGGNLIIGQDQDSFDKDFNAYESLCGSLTNLRIYDTLLTTKEMISFTTCRSFTPENLPILDLSNVEAEFALRSVDIEIRKNEEYCDTQREFDAIFPELREFQDGARLCHVVGGEVKVPQNEYENEQLFQNALEYVNVCGEGYAETFWLGVAGDVDTQNWTHYRDNSPINYKKINRDYGTVIEHPEICMAFTGSKETSPSNYGVWTPRACHLELCSVCSLDRIKLIRMRGLCRQSHFDRDYFLTYERESPAFAGVKYSQITKKPPNSAISDSEYGFWLLNRADKPQALAILDMKYPSHYPIGRNTWRVDNDVCGKEEVSLFMTSCLDRQFSCADGTCIDIQHRCDLEANCPDESDEVNCKYIRLPKGYDNANAPSRTDQSGAIKIYLQIDLLSLRHIDLSNFKFTCELNMHLRWTDNRLEYLHLNHDETLNVVDEDSELPWIPKLNFQGDGNTTSTVHQRQRFIKVRRLSDPLPDNDENESEDEIFSGKYNSLVESKKLTVISSCDFNLGNFPFDRQTCSMVSAATQPPGAGRTVALTRCHIPPGAGRPVTLTRCHIPPGAGRPVALTWCYTQTLFITTQLSLALLFLTQSNHLTPHIVL from the exons ATGATCATCTTCCGGTGTTGTGATGGGCGGTGGAAGCTGAACATACGAGAGAAAGTTTTCCTCCGCGAGTGGATGTCAGTGTGCCTGGCGGTGGACCTGGTGGAGCAGAAGTGGAAGGCAGCAACCAATGGAAAGGTCAGATATGGTGGTTACGCCAACCGTCCACTTTCACCAATCAGGATCCGTGAGGGAGGGAACTTGATCATAGGCCAAGACCAGGACAGTTTCGACAAGGACTTCAACGCGTACGAGAGTCTGTGTGGCTCCCTGACGAACCTGAGGATCTACGACACGCTCCTGACCACGAAGGAAATGATCAGCTTCACCACCTGTCGCAGCTTCACCCCTGAGAATCTCCCGATCTTGGATTTATCGAATGTTGAGGCAGAATTTGCACTTCGAAGTGTCGACATTGAAATCAGGAAGAATGAAGAATACTGCGACACTCAGAGGGAGTTCGATGCCATCTTCCCTGAGCTTCGTGAGTTCCAGGATGGGGCACGTCTGTGTCACGTCGTGGGAGGGGAGGTCAAGGTGCCGCAGAACGAGTACGAAAACGAACAGCTCTTTCAAAATGCGCTGGAGTATGTCAACGTCTGCGGCGAGGGTTATGCTGAGACATTCTGGCTGGGTGTGGCGGGCGATGTCGATACCCAGAACTGGACCCATTACAGAGACAACTCGCCCATTAATTACAAAAAGATCAACAGAGATTACGGCACGGTTATTGAGCACCCAGAAATCTGCATGGCATTCACTGGGAGTAAAGAAACCTCGCCATCCAACTATGGTGTGTGGACCCCTAGGGCATGTCACCTGGAGCTGTGCTCTGTCTGTAGTCTTGACAGAATCAAACTGATAAGAATGCGAGGGCTCTGCAGGCAATCCCATTTCGATCGCGACTATTTCCTTACGTATGAACGAGAGTCCCCGGCATTCGCTGGGGTCAAATATTCCCAGATCACAAAGAAACCACCAAATAGTGCTATATCAGATTCCGAGTATGGATTCTGGTTACTGAATCGCGCCGACAAGCCACAGGCTCTGGCCATCCTTGATATGAAATACCCATCCCATTACCCCATCGGTCGAAACACCTGGAGGGTGGACAACGACGTGTGTGGAAAGGAAGAGGTGAGCCTCTTCATGACCTCGTGTCTGGACAGACAGTTCTCCTGTGCCGACGGAACCTGCATCGACATCCAGCACCGGTGTGACCTGGAAGCCAACTGTCCGGACGAATCAGACGAAGTGAACTGCAAGTACATTAGGCTGCCCAAGGGCTATGACAACGCGAACGCCCCCTCACGCACTGATCAGAGCGGAGCCATCAAGATCTACCTCCAAATCGACTTACTGTCTTTACGGCACATTGATCTCTCCAACTTCAAATTCACCTGTGAATTGAACATGCATCTGCGGTGGACAGACAATCGTCTGGAGTACCTTCATCTGAATCATGACGAGACGCTTAACGTCGTCGACGAGGACAGCGAGTTGCCATGGATTCCGAAGCTCAACTTCCAAGGCGACGGCAACACGACGAGCACGGTGCACCAGCGACAACGGTTCATCAAGGTCCGCAGACTCTCCGACCCTCTCCCGGACAACGACGAAAATGAGAGTGAAG aTGAAATCTTCAGCGGCAAGTACAACAGTCTGGTGGAGTCCAAGAAACTGACGGTCATCTCCTCTTGTGACTTCAACTTGGGCAACTTCCCATTCGACAGGCAGACGTGCAGCATGGTTAGTGCCGCCACCCAACCACCAGGGGCGGGGAGAACTGTGGCACTGACCCGGTGCCACATCCCACCAGGAGCGGGGAGACCTGTGACACTGACCCGGTGCCACATCCCACCAGGGGCTGGGAGACCTGTGGCACTGACCTGGTGCTACacccaaactcttttcattaccacgcagctctctcttgcccttttatttctcactcaatcaaaccacctcacaccacatattgtcctctaa